In Oryzias latipes chromosome 6, ASM223467v1, the sequence CTCTTTTTAGCCTCCTTCTGGCAAGTTTAATCTGGTCTTGAAGAATCTGCACCCAATCCCGAGGTCCAGGCAGCTTCTCTATTTTGTGTTCAGCGCAGTATTTCTCTGTAAAGACTAAAACGTGATAAACGTTTCTTTAGAAACAGAGTGTACTTTGTCATAGAAACCAGTCAAAGAAGAAGACAAACCTCTGAGAGGTTTTGGATCCACCACTTTCTTACCTTTAATGGCACCAACAATGTTCTGGTCCAAGCCTTTTCGGTTATCGTTGAGCCCTCTCTTCCTTTTACCATTTGGCAACGAGTTAGCCAAAGTAACATCATTAAAGAAGGCGCAGACCTACAATAAAACCAAATTTACTGACCATTCTGTTTGACTTCTATTttgttaaagatccactccaaggaaaattgtgtttcttgtgggatttttctcctGACGTCggacataaaagaaaattaagctaaaaatttgCATTctcagcatttctttattcaaatatgaATAAGGAGTAGAACATATTTGCCAttctgggcgggccacaagcttttGAGCAGCGGAGATGGGAAGTGGGGCGGGGTTTCTCAcagccacaactcagaagcacatttttaatgaactactgccgctctgcaaaaataatttccacGAAAACAACGCAGGTATTTTGCATtaaggctaaaaactgcataatcataattaaaagaccattgagaatgcttttaaacagctcaaaagatgatcaaagtgagCCTTTCAACAGAAAATTGCCAGATATTTTGGGATCAAAAAATGGaaatagtcatttaaaaaatagaaactaaaaataacacaaaaaaaagagggctCCAAATTAGCTGAATGCATACCAGTTTGCGAAATAGGAGACTGCCAGAGCGGGTGTAGTTGACCAAGATGGAATCTAGCTGAGCTTTAGATATAAACACGTCGTATTCCTCTGCAAGACGGACCTCACTCTGTGATGGAATACAGAACAAAACAATTAGTCGTTCcaaaaattaaacagaaatgaaCAACTGAAATTCAGAACTGGGTTTAAGAACTGAAGTCAAAAAGGTTGAGACTTCATTGTACAACAATACATTAAGGTCATTTTACATGGCTCAATAAAGATAAAGTTTACACCAGGTGTAACTCAGAAAGAAGCCAGTCTCATGACATTTTGCTTGGAGTCTGTTTAGTCTTTACAGAAATTTTAGATCTTGTGTGTCTTgtaaaaagttctaaaaaaagcAACTTTCTTATTCTGTTCAACAATTTATATCAattactttacatttttgttttttgataaatTTAGCAAAACATTAAACTTAAATCAACAAACTAAACAAAGTCTAAACTTTCTAAGAAATTTTGCAACAAACTTTACAGAGAAACAAATTAAGGTTTTACCTCTGATGCTTGAGTTTCTTTTGGTTGGCTTAAGGTAGGATTATGAATTTTGCTCACTATTCCTGAATCATTCTGTTGTGACTGTGCCGAAATATCAGGGGAAATGGGATGCATGTTCAGCACTGACGAGTCCAGTTTCTCACATTTTTCCCTCTTTGCAGATTCTGCTGGTGGTGCAGCTTGATGCGCTGAACTTTCCACAGGAGAAAGAACAACTTTTTTACTGCTGGAGACAGTAAGAGGCGCCACCCTGTAGTAagactttctttttctgtgaagaCTGCGCGGAGTGGAGCCCAGGCTAAAGCGAGGTTGGCATACTGGTGTTGCTTGTTGATGCTTTCCAAAGGAtgctaaataaatgaaagacaaaaacctGTTATGCCTTCTTTATGTTTATCCCAGTGCAATTTGGCCACATTTTCTGACCTTTCTGAGTCTGCATCAGCCTCCTCATGGCACGCAATTCCTGCAATATAGCCTCTAGAGTGCCTGTACAGTTACACATACAGCACGAGCTTTCTTGGACTGCAGGTTGCGCCACATCTGGAAATGCAGAGGTGCTTTAATGAGTGATACGATCCATGCAAACATTGGCAAAGTGGACTTTCTGACTGGAAAAAAATGGTTGAATTGCTGTCTTTGATttactaaatgtaaaaaaaaccctACTTTAATGTCAATTTTAATAGATTTTTCACAgattgtttattgttttaccATTTTGTTCATTGGTTTTGCTCACATCCTTGGTTTTGTTGAAAATCCTGAGGGATCTGGAGCGAGTGCTGTACTGGCCATAGTTTGGACCATTGGGGACAGGTATAGATGGGGATGGCACAGAAAGCTCTGAGTGTCCGGTTGACAGCCAGCTGTTGCCTTGATGGTCATCTGGTACCACAGACAGGAATGGAGGCTGGTGAATCCAACTCAGATGCTTATCCTGGGAATCATTTGTTGTGCCGTCACAATCTGCAACAACACGCTGATACACTCGGCCAGTCTTGTCCCTCAGAAGCCTCATCATTCCTGTGATTTGCCTCTTGATCTCAACACCTTCATCTTCCAGCCAAACTGCATTGAGGAAAAATGGGTGTGGGCGCAGGTATAGAAATGGTAAAGTGACAAATCAATGCTCAATCTGACACATACCATCAGACACAACTGCATCTTTAGTTTTGCCATCCTTGCTGCTGGAATTCAGTGAAGAATCATGGTCTGCAAGTAAAACAAAAGGTTGTTGCTGTAAACTTGTGTAAAAAAGCCGCAATGACTGTCAACAAAAGcagacacccccaccccccttcccatctCATGCAGAAACCACCACCTGTAGGTTGTATGAAGTAGTTTTCGAGAGAggctgcagctttaaaaaaggTGAACATCCTGCGCTCCTGTTCTGGATGTGCAACAGATCAGAACATCCTTCATTGTCACGATCCACATAGAAGCTGGGGATGACGATTTGAACCCTCCAAACCCAGACATGCCGTGGCCGCCGCTTTTGTTTACGCGCACAGCAGCAGACACACAGCCAGCCAGCCAGACACGCGTCTCCTGCATCCATTCAGCAGCTTACCTTCATCTGCGACCAGTTTGAAGCTTTGCGacttcctccttctccttctttCTCCAAATTCCATCTTTTTCCCGCAGGTCGAGCTGAAATACGCCGTTCAGAACGACCAGCCAGGGACCGAAACCCTGAGTGGAATCACCGTCTGTCCGTTTGCCTTATTAAACAGTTAAATTTCCTCCCAGTCAGCGCGTCCGATCCTTTCACCAGCAGATTCCCAGCccgaaaaacagaagaatattGTTGAGTGGATCCATTTCCCCCGATATTACTACCCCGACCCTCCCTCTGGTCATGTaaatgaattgatgattttaatATAAGAATTGGTTATATCCCTTTGCGCCACCTGATGGcatgtttcattaaaaaggTCGGCACATATTTGCCAGTCACTTCAGACAAAAGCCAGCGTTTAAATAAAGGCGGTCTAAACCCAAAtcgttgtttttcatttctcttcCCCAATTAAATATCCTCTATTTGGTTTAACggcaatgataaaaaaaagacaactgaaAGCCGGACATTCGACAGCTGGAGCAGAAAACTCAAAAATATAGATAAACGTAATAAATAATGCCaaacaataaaagcactttGGGTGACccgagttgtaaagtgctataagtaaagcttgatttgattagaaaaatgaaacttttgaaaaagtgaatgaatgaatacacTTACTCTGTTTTAAAGCAGCTGACATACCACAGGATttcaatttgacaaaaaaaaaaccttttagaaaAGTAGCTCAAATAATAAAGAGATTTCTTTGGCTTTGGTTCGCAGTATAGTTTTCTGAATTCATCATTTAGAActtaaaattatttgttttaatttgggcTTTCAGGCTTTTTGAGTTATTGTAAATGGGATGTTCATATCAGCCAACACTTCTTTTTACCTTATGGACAAATGATGGACACAATGAAACAAATAGAAGCAGCAAAAACCCACGTGACTTACTAGCCGATCTAGCAGGGTCTGCAACACAATATCAAAGCAGGAATGGACAAGAACGACCACCATTAAACGAGATAGATTGTGTataaagtttgacaaaaataaacagttttattaaTTCGGATTGCACGATTTCTAAGTTACTTTCAATCAAGTTACTTCAACACAGATGAAGTAAAATTGCCCCCCCCCGGTCTCCAAAAGATGAACTAAACTGgcttaacatttaaataaatgagatTGACTAAAAAATAGTTCTAAATAGTTGCCATTATCTTACGGAACCCGTAACGTTTCGCCAATTTTTGTGACAAAGTTTAACACAAACAAGCTGTGGTTTGCTAGGACAAAAACGGAATTTTGTTAAGGAATAATTTAAAAGTTCTCTCTCTCAAAGCTTTCTAgctttgtggttgttgtttTCATATCCTTGCttcatgttgcttttttttcataataaatgtgttttttttaaatgatggttTCAAACCTTTCCATTTTTTAGCTggaatgtttaaattaaaactttgaaaataaaacagatgaaaaaaataaaactaacatgATTTCTTGAATTTTTCTGCAATCCTCAATGCAATAGAACAACTTACTGAAAAACAACTTTATCATTCATTTACGTCTGTCAGTCTTTTCAAAgccgttttattttgaaaggttaacCCGGCAGTAAAACGcacaacttttaaaatgaaagttcAGTCTTTCAATATTTTCCGGTCCATTCGGCTTCACAACAACTCTGTATCGTGGACACTTTGGATATATTCACCATTAATTTCCTCATATTAGCTTTGTAAAAATGGATATACTTAAAGCTGAAAtagcaagaaaaagaaagctcCTCGAAGAGAATCAGCTTGTTGATGTAAGTGTCTAAAAATTCCACACTTACTTAACTAAATTAGCACTTCGTTCGTAGCTAGCTAGCTCAGCTGAGCTGGCTTGATCATCGATAGACAGTCTTTTAACAACGTtaagctctttttaaaaaacatataaagtAGTAATATTACAAATCCCATGCACTTTAGTATGTCTGTAGCCAtgcctttaaataaataaacagataatCTAGTTTCGTAACGTTTCTTTTGGTGTAGCTAGTTCTGTTCTGAGTCTGAGAGGACtggtaccttttttttaaaccaacattAGCTCATATTCATTCGGTACTTTACTATGTACTTTACTTGTTTGACCTAAGCGTTATCAACGATCATGAACGGCATCTTGAATGTGTAAAAAGTAGaacaaaataatagtaaaattgaaaaatttacGTCAACTGTTAGCTTAGCGCCCATGGCGTAAAACAATTGCG encodes:
- the bend7 gene encoding BEN domain-containing protein 7 isoform X2 — protein: MEFGERRRRRKSQSFKLVADEDHDSSLNSSSKDGKTKDAVVSDVWLEDEGVEIKRQITGMMRLLRDKTGRVYQRVVADCDGTTNDSQDKHLSWIHQPPFLSVVPDDHQGNSWLSTGHSELSVPSPSIPVPNGPNYGQYSTRSRSLRIFNKTKDVSKTNEQNDVAQPAVQESSCCMCNCTGTLEAILQELRAMRRLMQTQKASFGKHQQATPVCQPRFSLGSTPRSLHRKRKSYYRVAPLTVSSSKKVVLSPVESSAHQAAPPAESAKREKCEKLDSSVLNMHPISPDISAQSQQNDSGIVSKIHNPTLSQPKETQASESEVRLAEEYDVFISKAQLDSILVNYTRSGSLLFRKLVCAFFNDVTLANSLPNGKRKRGLNDNRKGLDQNIVGAIKVFTEKYCAEHKIEKLPGPRDWVQILQDQIKLARRRLKRDAAETEENCNGPSTS
- the bend7 gene encoding BEN domain-containing protein 7 isoform X1 — translated: MEFGERRRRRKSQSFKLVADEDHDSSLNSSSKDGKTKDAVVSDVWLEDEGVEIKRQITGMMRLLRDKTGRVYQRVVADCDGTTNDSQDKHLSWIHQPPFLSVVPDDHQGNSWLSTGHSELSVPSPSIPVPNGPNYGQYSTRSRSLRIFNKTKDVSKTNEQNDVAQPAVQESSCCMCNCTGTLEAILQELRAMRRLMQTQKASFGKHQQATPVCQPRFSLGSTPRSLHRKRKSYYRVAPLTVSSSKKVVLSPVESSAHQAAPPAESAKREKCEKLDSSVLNMHPISPDISAQSQQNDSGIVSKIHNPTLSQPKETQASESEVRLAEEYDVFISKAQLDSILVNYTRSGSLLFRKLVCAFFNDVTLANSLPNGKRKRGLNDNRKGLDQNIVGAIKVFTEKYCAEHKIEKLPGPRDWVQILQDQIKLARRRLKRDAAETEENCNGPSTSINLI